The proteins below are encoded in one region of Sinorhizobium meliloti:
- a CDS encoding amidohydrolase family protein — MIIDTHLHPTNLVDEAWRHTGTPFNGERMLKLMDGPYMINGKPRRIDMGFIQPPPGNTGYRDGNRMGREGIRDYMAYIAELCQKYPDRFIGNFNYNPRWGPENGAAELEFHVKEYGFKMLKLHANMHGYRPDRALDWLRPAMKKCAELGVVVLIHTGDGPYTIPTMFYPIIREFPMVNFIIGHFGIQTGGNYSFESFWMAMDTPNVYCESGWCFQSRIVEFAKELPKHKIVFGTDSPPNEPGMWLRELEVLCHEPPHGLGLSEEDLEGYLGNNIAKLVGIDPTPPPRNLEEAQARLTDTYAGLRREERQPTPA, encoded by the coding sequence ATGATCATCGATACCCACCTCCACCCGACCAATCTGGTCGACGAGGCATGGCGCCACACCGGCACGCCCTTCAACGGCGAGCGCATGCTGAAGCTGATGGACGGACCCTATATGATCAACGGCAAGCCTCGCCGGATCGACATGGGCTTCATCCAGCCGCCGCCCGGCAATACAGGCTATCGCGACGGCAACCGCATGGGCCGCGAAGGCATCCGCGATTACATGGCGTATATCGCCGAACTTTGCCAGAAATACCCGGACCGCTTCATCGGCAACTTCAACTACAATCCCCGCTGGGGGCCGGAAAACGGCGCGGCCGAGCTCGAATTCCATGTCAAGGAATACGGCTTCAAGATGCTGAAGCTGCATGCCAACATGCATGGTTACCGGCCCGACCGGGCCCTCGACTGGCTGCGCCCGGCGATGAAGAAGTGCGCGGAACTCGGCGTCGTCGTGCTCATCCACACCGGTGATGGGCCTTACACCATTCCGACGATGTTCTATCCGATCATTCGCGAGTTCCCGATGGTCAATTTCATCATCGGGCATTTCGGGATCCAGACCGGGGGCAACTACTCGTTCGAGTCCTTCTGGATGGCGATGGACACACCCAACGTCTACTGCGAGTCCGGTTGGTGCTTCCAATCCCGCATCGTCGAATTCGCGAAAGAGCTGCCGAAACACAAGATCGTCTTCGGTACGGACTCGCCGCCGAACGAGCCCGGCATGTGGCTGCGAGAGCTCGAGGTTCTGTGCCACGAACCGCCCCACGGCCTCGGCCTTTCCGAGGAAGATCTCGAGGGCTATCTCGGCAACAACATCGCCAAGCTCGTCGGCATCGACCCGACCCCTCCGCCACGCAATCTCGAGGAAGCTCAGGCGCGCCTGACCGATACCTATGCGGGTCTGAGACGTGAGGAGCGCCAGCCTACTCCCGCCTGA
- a CDS encoding amidohydrolase family protein, which translates to MIIDISCYPTKIVDLAWRHDGEPFTGERLLKMMDGPYYVNGKPRRIDKAFIQPPQGNTIYTDGYGDLTGKAAIRDYMSYTVELVQKYPDRFLGCFVYNPRYGTQNGAEEIEHHAKEYGFKMVQLQANMHAYRPDRALDWLRPAMRKCADLGLIVKVHTGDGPYSIPTEFYPIIREFPSVNFVLGHFGVQTGGVYVFEPFQMAMDAPNIYVESGWCLQSRIVEFAKELPKHKILFGTDTPPNEPGMWLRLLEVLCHEPPQGLNLDEDTLEDYLGNNIARMIGLDPTPPPRSVEEAQARLNGTHASLQPA; encoded by the coding sequence ATGATTATCGACATTAGCTGCTACCCGACCAAGATTGTGGATCTGGCCTGGCGGCACGATGGCGAGCCTTTTACAGGTGAGCGCCTCCTCAAGATGATGGACGGCCCTTATTATGTGAACGGGAAGCCGCGCCGCATCGACAAAGCTTTCATCCAGCCCCCGCAGGGCAACACCATTTACACCGACGGTTACGGCGATCTCACCGGCAAGGCGGCGATCCGGGACTACATGTCCTACACCGTCGAGCTCGTTCAGAAATATCCGGACCGCTTCCTCGGCTGCTTCGTCTACAATCCCCGCTACGGCACGCAGAACGGCGCCGAAGAAATCGAGCACCACGCCAAGGAATACGGCTTCAAGATGGTGCAGCTTCAGGCGAACATGCATGCCTACCGTCCCGACCGGGCGCTCGACTGGCTGCGGCCCGCGATGCGGAAATGCGCCGACCTCGGCCTCATCGTGAAGGTGCATACCGGCGACGGACCGTACAGCATCCCGACCGAATTCTATCCGATCATCCGAGAGTTTCCGTCGGTCAATTTCGTCCTCGGCCATTTCGGCGTGCAGACGGGCGGCGTCTATGTCTTCGAGCCGTTCCAGATGGCGATGGATGCGCCGAACATCTATGTCGAATCCGGCTGGTGCCTGCAGTCGCGCATCGTCGAATTCGCCAAGGAACTGCCCAAGCACAAGATCCTGTTCGGCACCGACACGCCCCCGAACGAGCCGGGTATGTGGCTGCGCCTTCTCGAGGTGCTGTGCCACGAGCCGCCCCAGGGGCTGAACCTCGACGAGGATACGCTCGAGGACTACCTCGGCAACAACATCGCCCGGATGATCGGTCTCGATCCGACGCCGCCGCCACGCAGCGTGGAGGAGGCGCAGGCGCGCCTCAACGGCACCCATGCCAGCCTTCAGCCGGCATGA
- a CDS encoding DUF2243 domain-containing protein translates to MDDTAKENAEFPAAAGILLGLGLGGFFDGIVLHQVLQWHHMLSSAGFPPDSLENLRLNTFFDGLFHMGTYVFVVLGLIVLWRRGRRRPLLWSAKLIAGTFLIGFGGFNLIEGTVNHQILGLHHVNETVPRDQWVYWDTGFLLWGALMLIAGWVLYRSGKRDLSR, encoded by the coding sequence TTGGACGACACCGCAAAAGAAAACGCAGAGTTTCCCGCTGCAGCCGGAATCCTCCTCGGCCTCGGTCTCGGGGGCTTCTTCGACGGCATCGTTCTGCATCAGGTGCTGCAGTGGCATCACATGCTGAGCAGCGCAGGCTTTCCACCGGACAGCCTGGAAAACCTGAGACTGAATACGTTCTTTGACGGCCTCTTCCATATGGGCACATACGTTTTCGTCGTGCTGGGCCTGATCGTTCTGTGGCGCAGGGGGCGGCGGAGACCCCTGCTTTGGTCGGCAAAGCTTATTGCCGGTACCTTCCTCATCGGGTTTGGCGGCTTCAACCTGATCGAGGGCACCGTCAACCACCAGATTCTCGGCCTGCATCATGTCAACGAGACCGTGCCGCGCGATCAGTGGGTCTACTGGGACACAGGCTTTCTTCTCTGGGGAGCCTTGATGCTGATTGCCGGGTGGGTCCTGTACCGGTCCGGTAAACGAGACCTTTCGAGATGA
- a CDS encoding dihydrodipicolinate synthase family protein: MSKKAFVALVTCFNEDETINYEATRAQVRRQVAAGNNIMCAGTNGDFTALTHEEKIRLTEEVVDEVGGRVDVIVNAGMPATFETLQLARAFDRIGVSGIAVITPFFIACTQDGLIRHFSTVADAVETPVYLYDIPSRTQNHIEPETALKLSAHGNIAGIKDSGGAQDTLDAYLQVARDVPGFEVYSGPDHLVLWSLQNGAAGCISGLGNAMPEVLAGILSAFNSGNIAEAERQQAIYTAFRTELYALGFPPALVKRSLYLQDPSVGASRQPALLPSEEQDAKIREILVRHRLL, from the coding sequence ATGTCCAAGAAAGCCTTCGTCGCCCTCGTCACCTGCTTCAACGAGGACGAGACCATCAATTACGAGGCGACCCGCGCCCAGGTACGCCGGCAGGTCGCCGCCGGCAACAATATCATGTGCGCCGGCACCAATGGCGACTTCACCGCGCTCACGCACGAGGAGAAGATCCGCCTCACCGAGGAAGTGGTCGACGAGGTCGGCGGCCGCGTCGATGTCATCGTCAATGCCGGCATGCCCGCGACCTTCGAGACGCTGCAGCTCGCGCGCGCCTTCGACCGCATCGGCGTCAGCGGCATTGCCGTCATCACCCCCTTCTTCATCGCCTGTACGCAGGACGGCCTGATCCGGCACTTCTCGACGGTCGCCGATGCCGTGGAGACCCCCGTCTATCTCTATGACATTCCCTCCCGCACCCAGAACCATATCGAGCCGGAGACGGCGTTGAAGCTTTCCGCGCACGGCAATATCGCCGGGATCAAGGATTCCGGCGGTGCGCAGGATACTCTCGACGCCTATCTGCAGGTAGCGCGCGACGTGCCGGGCTTCGAAGTCTATTCCGGCCCCGACCATCTGGTTCTCTGGTCGCTGCAGAACGGTGCGGCCGGCTGCATTTCCGGCCTCGGCAACGCCATGCCGGAGGTGCTCGCCGGCATTCTCAGCGCGTTCAACAGCGGGAACATTGCGGAGGCGGAACGCCAGCAGGCAATCTACACCGCCTTCCGCACCGAGCTTTACGCCCTCGGCTTCCCGCCGGCCCTCGTCAAGCGCTCGCTCTACCTGCAGGATCCCTCCGTCGGCGCCTCCCGCCAGCCGGCACTGCTTCCGAGCGAGGAGCAGGACGCAAAAATCCGGGAAATTCTGGTGCGGCACCGGCTGCTGTGA
- a CDS encoding ABC transporter ATP-binding protein, with amino-acid sequence MAEHLLEVRNLSVEFHTAAGVVHAVKSISYHLDKGETLAILGESGSGKSVSSSAIMNLIDMPPGRISAGEILLDGRDLLTMPAEERREVNGRRVAMIFQDPLSHLNPVYSVGWQISEAMTTHGLAGSKAREEALRLLRRVGIPEPERAMRKYPHEFSGGQRQRVMIAMALALRPDLLIADEPTTALDVTVQAEVLKLLKELQRETGMAVLIITHDLGVVSEIADRVVVMEKGAIVEAGTVREIYKNPQHPYTQKLIAAAPGKGAMHEPGARAEPLLSVRDVRKTYGSFEALKGISFDLMPGETMAVVGESGSGKSTLARALLRLDEPDGGTALWKGRDLFTLSPAELYKLRRDLQMVFQDPTQSLNPRMTVYQLISEAWVIHPDILPKAKWRERVAELLVQVGLSAEHMSRYPHQFSGGQRQRIAIARALALEPHLIICDEAVSALDVSVQAQVIELLDRLRREMGIAFIFIAHDLPVVRDFADYVMVMQQGEVVELGTVREVFDTPRQAYTRALLAASLSPDPDAKAGHLASVPAEAADILIPKRSH; translated from the coding sequence ATGGCTGAACATCTGCTCGAGGTCCGTAACCTCTCCGTCGAGTTCCACACCGCGGCCGGCGTGGTCCATGCCGTGAAGTCGATCTCCTATCACCTCGACAAGGGCGAGACGCTGGCGATCCTCGGCGAAAGCGGTTCCGGCAAGTCCGTCTCCTCCTCGGCGATCATGAACCTCATCGACATGCCGCCGGGCCGCATCAGCGCCGGCGAAATCCTGCTCGACGGCAGGGACCTGCTGACGATGCCTGCCGAGGAACGGCGCGAGGTCAACGGCCGCCGGGTCGCCATGATCTTTCAGGATCCGCTCAGCCATCTCAATCCGGTCTACAGCGTCGGCTGGCAGATCTCCGAAGCCATGACAACTCACGGGCTCGCCGGCAGCAAGGCGCGCGAAGAGGCGCTGCGGCTCCTTCGCCGCGTCGGAATCCCCGAGCCCGAGCGGGCAATGCGCAAATATCCGCACGAATTCTCCGGCGGTCAGCGCCAGCGCGTCATGATCGCCATGGCGCTGGCGCTCCGGCCGGACCTCCTGATCGCCGACGAACCGACCACCGCGCTCGACGTGACCGTGCAGGCCGAAGTGCTGAAGCTTCTGAAGGAGCTGCAGCGCGAAACGGGCATGGCGGTGCTGATCATCACCCACGATCTCGGCGTCGTCTCCGAGATCGCCGACCGGGTCGTCGTGATGGAAAAGGGCGCCATCGTCGAAGCGGGAACCGTGCGCGAGATCTACAAGAACCCGCAGCATCCCTATACGCAGAAGCTCATCGCCGCCGCCCCGGGCAAGGGCGCGATGCACGAACCGGGCGCGCGCGCCGAACCCCTGCTCAGCGTGCGCGACGTGCGCAAGACCTACGGCTCCTTCGAAGCGCTGAAGGGCATCTCCTTCGATCTGATGCCCGGCGAGACCATGGCTGTCGTCGGAGAGAGCGGCTCCGGCAAATCGACGCTTGCCCGTGCCCTTTTGCGTCTCGACGAGCCGGATGGCGGCACGGCGCTCTGGAAGGGCCGCGACCTGTTCACGCTTTCGCCGGCAGAGCTCTACAAGCTCAGGCGCGACCTCCAGATGGTGTTCCAGGACCCGACCCAGTCGCTCAACCCGCGCATGACGGTCTACCAGCTGATCTCCGAGGCATGGGTCATCCATCCGGACATCCTGCCCAAGGCAAAGTGGCGTGAACGCGTCGCGGAGCTCCTGGTGCAGGTCGGTCTTTCGGCCGAGCACATGAGCCGCTATCCGCACCAGTTTTCCGGCGGCCAGCGGCAGCGCATCGCCATTGCCCGGGCGCTTGCGCTCGAGCCGCACCTGATCATCTGCGACGAGGCCGTTTCCGCGCTCGACGTCTCCGTCCAGGCGCAGGTGATCGAGCTTCTCGACAGGCTGCGCCGCGAGATGGGGATCGCCTTCATCTTCATCGCCCATGACCTGCCGGTCGTTCGCGATTTCGCCGATTACGTCATGGTCATGCAGCAGGGAGAGGTCGTCGAGCTCGGCACCGTCCGCGAGGTCTTCGATACGCCGCGGCAGGCCTATACCCGCGCCCTTCTCGCCGCCAGCCTCAGTCCCGATCCGGATGCAAAGGCCGGCCACCTCGCATCGGTACCGGCCGAGGCAGCCGACATTCTTATCCCAAAGCGGAGTCACTGA
- a CDS encoding ABC transporter permease has translation MSLATTDNVIAAEPSFPVRMMRMLLADKFALCAAIFLLVILTIAIIGPAWLGDLATKQNLRGRNLPPFDWTRTWVWWMGADALGRPLFARIIVAAQNTLMVAAGAVILSSVIGTVLGLIAGFSSPRMSQIIMRLADVIMSFPSLLIAVIVLYVLGSSILNLMLVLAITRIPVYLRTTRAEVLEIRERMFVQAARVMGASSKRILFRHILPVVLPTLTTLATLDFAYVMLAESALSFLGIGIQPPEITWGLMISQGRQYLTNAWWLSFWPGLAIILTTMSLNLLSNWMRIALDPVQRWRLEMKGGKNG, from the coding sequence ATGAGCCTGGCAACCACCGACAATGTCATCGCCGCAGAGCCGTCCTTCCCGGTCCGCATGATGCGCATGCTGCTGGCGGACAAGTTCGCGCTCTGCGCGGCGATCTTCCTTCTCGTCATTCTCACCATAGCCATCATCGGTCCGGCCTGGCTGGGCGACCTCGCGACGAAGCAGAACCTGCGCGGCCGCAACCTGCCGCCATTCGACTGGACCCGCACCTGGGTCTGGTGGATGGGGGCCGACGCGCTCGGCCGTCCGCTTTTCGCCCGCATCATCGTGGCCGCTCAGAACACCCTGATGGTCGCCGCCGGCGCCGTGATCCTCTCCTCGGTGATTGGCACGGTTCTCGGCCTCATCGCCGGCTTTTCCTCGCCACGCATGAGCCAGATCATCATGCGTCTCGCCGACGTGATCATGTCCTTCCCGTCTCTGCTGATCGCGGTGATCGTACTCTATGTGCTCGGCTCCTCGATCCTCAACCTCATGCTGGTGCTCGCCATCACCCGCATTCCGGTCTATCTGCGCACCACGCGCGCCGAAGTGCTCGAGATCCGCGAGCGCATGTTCGTGCAGGCTGCCCGGGTCATGGGCGCCTCCAGCAAGCGAATCCTGTTCCGCCACATCCTGCCGGTCGTGCTGCCGACGCTGACGACGCTCGCCACGCTTGATTTCGCCTATGTCATGCTGGCGGAGAGCGCGCTGTCCTTCCTCGGCATCGGCATCCAGCCGCCGGAAATCACCTGGGGCCTGATGATCTCGCAGGGCCGGCAATATCTCACCAATGCCTGGTGGCTCTCCTTCTGGCCCGGCCTTGCCATCATTCTCACCACCATGTCGCTCAACCTGCTGTCCAACTGGATGCGGATCGCGCTCGATCCGGTACAGCGCTGGCGTCTCGAAATGAAGGGCGGCAAAAATGGCTGA
- a CDS encoding ABC transporter permease, protein MLRFIRQRALASLISLIGLIVMVFFLSRMTGDPAALFLPVEASAEMKEQFRELHGLNDPILVQFARYVGDVVTGDLGESLRKARPALDVVLEAFTWTLWLAVITMTLVTGAAIVVGSLGAFRSGGFFDRLSSMVSLIGASVPDFWLAIVAIVIFSINFAILPTSGTGSVVHWILPIAVLFVRPFGIIVQVVRGSMVSALSSAYVKTARAKGVKSGPIIFIHALRNAMLPVITVVGDQAASLLNGAVVVETIFGFPGVGKLMIDSILQRDFNVVLAAILVTAIAIFLMNVLIDLAYALLDPRIRH, encoded by the coding sequence ATGCTCAGATTCATCCGCCAACGTGCGCTCGCAAGCCTGATCTCGCTCATCGGCCTGATCGTCATGGTATTCTTCCTGTCCCGGATGACCGGCGACCCGGCGGCCCTGTTTCTGCCCGTCGAAGCCTCCGCCGAGATGAAGGAGCAGTTCCGCGAGCTGCACGGACTGAACGATCCGATCCTCGTGCAGTTCGCCCGCTATGTGGGCGATGTCGTCACCGGCGACCTCGGCGAATCCCTGCGCAAGGCCCGCCCTGCACTCGATGTCGTCCTCGAAGCCTTCACCTGGACACTCTGGCTTGCCGTCATCACGATGACGCTCGTCACGGGAGCGGCGATCGTTGTCGGCTCGCTGGGCGCCTTCCGCTCCGGCGGCTTCTTCGACCGGCTGTCCTCGATGGTTTCGCTCATCGGTGCGTCCGTCCCGGATTTCTGGCTGGCGATCGTCGCCATCGTCATCTTCTCGATCAACTTCGCGATCCTGCCGACATCCGGCACCGGATCGGTCGTGCACTGGATCCTGCCGATCGCGGTTCTCTTCGTCCGCCCCTTCGGCATCATCGTCCAGGTGGTTCGCGGTTCCATGGTCAGCGCGCTTTCCTCGGCCTATGTGAAGACCGCGCGGGCCAAGGGCGTGAAGTCCGGGCCGATCATCTTCATCCACGCGCTGCGCAATGCGATGCTGCCCGTCATCACCGTGGTCGGCGACCAGGCGGCGAGCCTGCTGAACGGTGCGGTCGTGGTCGAGACGATCTTCGGCTTTCCCGGCGTCGGCAAGCTCATGATCGATTCCATCCTGCAACGCGATTTCAACGTGGTGCTGGCGGCGATTCTCGTCACGGCCATTGCGATCTTCCTCATGAACGTGCTCATCGACCTCGCCTATGCGCTGCTCGATCCGCGCATCCGGCACTGA
- a CDS encoding ABC transporter substrate-binding protein — MKRTLIMGALMLGSALAPAFAASGPVKIVLPEEADLLEPCMATRSNIGRIIMQNVSETLTELDVREGKGLMPRLAESWKQKEDGSWRFNLRKGVKFSDGTDFNAKDVKYSFDRVMSDKNACESRRYFGGMNIKIDVVDDTTVDFTVDPVQPILPLLLSLLTIVPEETSMEFVREPVGTGPYKLTDWTPGQQIVLSARDDYWGEKPEVTEATYLFRADPAVRAAMVQTGEADLSPSISQTEATNPATDFSYLDSETVYLRIDHNIEPLNDVRIRRALNLAIDREAFLGTLVPDSAVLATAIVPPPTLGWNPDVKVFPYDPEQAKKLIEEAKADGVKVDTPITIIARTANFPNVTEIMEAIQAQLQEVGLKVELKFVEVAEHEVYYSKPFKEGRGPQLVAAMHDNSKGDPSFSMFFKYDSEGTQSGFSDPKVDDLIARASAAVGDERAKLWSEVIAYVHDEVVADVLLFHMVGFSRVSERLDFKPTMATNSMLQLSEIKIK; from the coding sequence ATGAAAAGAACACTGATTATGGGAGCCCTGATGCTGGGCTCCGCGCTCGCCCCGGCCTTCGCGGCATCCGGGCCGGTCAAGATCGTTCTGCCGGAGGAGGCGGACCTGCTCGAACCCTGCATGGCCACGCGCTCGAATATCGGCCGCATCATCATGCAAAACGTCAGCGAGACTCTGACCGAGCTCGACGTTCGCGAGGGCAAGGGCCTGATGCCTCGTCTGGCGGAAAGCTGGAAGCAGAAGGAGGATGGCAGCTGGCGCTTCAATCTGCGCAAGGGCGTGAAGTTCTCCGACGGCACGGACTTCAACGCCAAGGACGTCAAGTACAGCTTCGACCGCGTGATGAGCGACAAGAATGCCTGCGAGTCGCGCCGCTATTTCGGCGGCATGAACATTAAGATCGACGTCGTCGACGACACGACCGTAGATTTCACGGTCGATCCGGTTCAGCCGATCCTGCCGCTGCTCCTGTCGTTGCTGACCATCGTGCCGGAAGAGACGTCGATGGAGTTCGTGCGCGAGCCCGTCGGCACCGGGCCCTACAAGCTGACCGACTGGACGCCCGGACAGCAGATCGTGCTTTCCGCCCGGGACGACTACTGGGGCGAAAAGCCCGAGGTCACCGAGGCGACCTATCTGTTCCGCGCCGATCCTGCGGTCCGCGCCGCCATGGTCCAGACGGGCGAAGCCGATCTGTCGCCGTCCATCTCGCAGACCGAAGCGACGAATCCGGCCACCGACTTCTCCTATCTCGACAGCGAGACCGTCTATCTGCGCATCGATCACAATATCGAGCCGTTGAACGACGTCCGCATCCGTCGCGCTCTGAACCTTGCGATCGACCGCGAAGCCTTCCTCGGTACGCTGGTGCCCGACAGTGCCGTCCTCGCCACCGCGATCGTTCCGCCGCCGACGCTCGGCTGGAACCCCGACGTGAAGGTCTTCCCCTACGATCCCGAGCAGGCCAAGAAGCTCATCGAGGAGGCCAAGGCCGATGGCGTCAAGGTAGACACGCCGATCACCATCATCGCGCGCACCGCGAACTTCCCCAACGTGACCGAGATCATGGAGGCCATCCAGGCACAGTTGCAGGAGGTCGGACTCAAGGTCGAGCTCAAATTCGTAGAAGTCGCCGAGCACGAAGTCTATTACTCGAAGCCCTTCAAGGAAGGGCGCGGTCCCCAGCTGGTTGCCGCGATGCACGACAACTCGAAGGGTGATCCCTCCTTCTCGATGTTCTTCAAATACGACTCCGAAGGCACGCAGTCGGGCTTCTCCGATCCGAAGGTCGACGACCTGATCGCCCGTGCCTCGGCTGCCGTCGGAGACGAACGCGCCAAGCTCTGGTCCGAGGTCATCGCCTACGTCCATGACGAGGTGGTGGCAGACGTGCTGCTGTTCCACATGGTCGGTTTCTCGCGGGTGTCCGAGCGATTGGACTTCAAGCCCACGATGGCGACGAATTCCATGCTGCAGCTCTCCGAGATCAAGATCAAATGA
- a CDS encoding sialidase family protein gives MTPDEIANAMTGKLREAGGGRLESLLPSPMVQNHAAFLHRLEDGSLVCAWFGGTLEGKSDISIFASVLAPGAAQWGEPQRLSFDAEHSEQNPVLFTAPDGRLWLFHTSQPSGNQDECRIRMAAIERDAADPTRLAASEGRYLDLPRGCFIRAPLVIRDDGAWLLPIFRCIQRPGQKWNGSHDNAAVGVSIDGGRSWQLADLDGSIGCVHMSPVRVGDTGYAAFFRRRQADQVYRVESVDGGRTWSLPAPTDVPNNNSSIAVVRLREGRLAMICNPVNAALWADRRASLYDELGDDDGRPDADPSGGCVPIWGVPRAPVSVCLSADDGRTFPDRIAIEGGPGTCLSNNSTDGHNKEMSYPWLLEGDDGSLHVAYTYHRRAIKYVRLPPGWADEGRN, from the coding sequence ATGACGCCTGACGAAATCGCAAACGCAATGACCGGCAAGCTCCGGGAGGCCGGGGGAGGGCGATTGGAATCGCTCCTGCCCTCGCCCATGGTGCAGAACCACGCAGCCTTTCTGCACAGGCTCGAGGACGGAAGTCTCGTCTGTGCCTGGTTCGGTGGGACGCTCGAGGGAAAATCCGACATTTCGATCTTCGCGTCGGTGCTCGCGCCAGGCGCCGCGCAATGGGGCGAGCCGCAGCGGCTGAGCTTCGATGCCGAGCACTCAGAGCAGAACCCGGTGCTGTTCACGGCGCCCGACGGGCGGCTCTGGCTTTTCCACACGTCGCAGCCTTCGGGCAACCAGGACGAATGCCGCATCCGTATGGCCGCAATCGAGAGGGATGCCGCTGATCCGACGAGGCTTGCCGCTTCCGAGGGGCGCTATCTCGACCTGCCGCGCGGCTGCTTTATCCGCGCGCCGCTGGTCATCAGAGATGACGGGGCCTGGCTTCTGCCGATCTTTCGCTGCATCCAGCGCCCCGGCCAGAAGTGGAACGGCAGCCACGACAATGCGGCCGTCGGCGTCTCGATCGATGGCGGCCGAAGCTGGCAGCTCGCCGATCTCGACGGCTCGATCGGTTGCGTGCACATGAGCCCGGTGCGCGTCGGCGACACCGGCTACGCCGCTTTCTTCCGCCGCCGCCAAGCGGACCAGGTCTATCGCGTCGAGAGCGTCGACGGCGGGCGGACGTGGAGCCTGCCGGCGCCGACCGACGTGCCGAACAACAATTCCTCCATCGCGGTCGTCAGGCTCAGGGAAGGCCGGCTGGCGATGATCTGCAATCCGGTGAATGCGGCCCTTTGGGCCGACCGGCGCGCATCGCTTTACGACGAGCTCGGAGACGACGACGGCCGGCCCGATGCCGATCCTTCAGGCGGCTGCGTGCCGATCTGGGGCGTGCCGCGGGCGCCGGTGAGCGTCTGCCTGTCGGCCGACGACGGCCGGACCTTCCCCGATCGTATCGCGATCGAGGGCGGACCGGGGACCTGCCTTTCCAACAATTCGACCGATGGACACAACAAGGAGATGTCTTATCCGTGGCTCCTGGAAGGGGACGACGGCAGCCTGCACGTCGCCTACACCTACCATCGGCGGGCAATCAAATATGTCCGTCTGCCGCCCGGGTGGGCCGACGAGGGGAGAAACTGA
- the pdxA gene encoding 4-hydroxythreonine-4-phosphate dehydrogenase PdxA, protein MSKIIGITMGDPCGVGPEITVRSLAEMSAADREATRIYGNLATLEAAREALGLSVDLQPYVVDLTVEGAPLPWGSLSAVAGDAAFRFIERAVRDAEAGNIGCIVTAPINKEALNMAGHHYDGHTGMLRSLTGSSAAYMLLASERLKVIHVSTHVSLKEAIGRATTERVLATIRAGNAHLKRIGYEHPRIAVAGINPHCGENGLFGTEDDDQIGPAVAAAREEGIDVQGPISADTVFHRAYSGGFDLVVAQYHDQGHIPIKLVAFDTAVNVSVDLPIDRTSVDHGTAFDIAGKGIANHGNLNSAIAYARKLVAGQASRKAAS, encoded by the coding sequence ATGAGCAAGATTATCGGCATCACCATGGGCGATCCCTGTGGCGTCGGACCGGAGATCACGGTCCGATCGCTTGCTGAGATGTCGGCTGCTGACCGGGAGGCGACCCGTATCTACGGCAACCTCGCGACGCTCGAGGCTGCAAGGGAGGCGCTTGGTCTCTCGGTCGATCTTCAGCCCTATGTCGTCGACCTTACGGTCGAGGGCGCGCCGCTCCCCTGGGGTAGCCTTTCGGCAGTGGCAGGCGACGCAGCCTTCCGGTTCATCGAGCGCGCGGTACGCGATGCCGAGGCCGGCAACATCGGCTGCATCGTCACGGCGCCGATCAACAAGGAAGCACTCAATATGGCAGGCCACCATTACGACGGCCATACCGGCATGCTGCGCAGCCTGACCGGATCGAGCGCCGCCTATATGCTGCTTGCCTCCGAGCGCCTCAAGGTCATTCACGTCTCGACCCATGTGTCGCTCAAGGAGGCGATCGGCCGCGCCACCACCGAGCGGGTCCTTGCCACGATCCGCGCCGGCAACGCGCACCTGAAGCGCATCGGCTACGAGCACCCGCGCATCGCGGTCGCCGGCATCAACCCGCATTGCGGCGAGAACGGCCTGTTCGGCACGGAAGACGATGATCAGATCGGGCCTGCGGTGGCGGCCGCGCGTGAAGAAGGCATCGACGTGCAGGGGCCGATCTCTGCCGATACCGTGTTCCATCGCGCCTATTCGGGAGGCTTCGATCTGGTCGTCGCGCAATATCACGACCAGGGTCATATCCCGATCAAGCTGGTCGCCTTCGATACGGCGGTCAACGTATCCGTAGATCTTCCGATCGACCGCACCTCCGTCGATCACGGGACTGCCTTCGATATTGCCGGAAAGGGTATCGCCAATCACGGCAACCTGAATTCCGCGATCGCCTATGCGCGCAAGCTCGTGGCCGGTCAGGCAAGCAGAAAGGCAGCGTCATGA